DNA sequence from the Asticcacaulis sp. AND118 genome:
GATCACCGACACGTCCTGCGGCACGCGGCGGCCATGTTTCTGAAGGGCCTGCATCGCCCCGATGGCCGGCAGGTCAGCCGTCGCAAACACCGCGTCGAAATCCGCCCCGCCGCTCAGCAGTCTCTCGACCGCCGCTGCCCCGTCTTCGCGCGAAATGAAACAGTCGGCCAGCAGCCCGTCATCGATGCTCAGCCCATTTTCCCGCAGGGCCCGCGCATAGCCGTCATAGCGGTCGCGGAATTCCGGATGGCTGGACGAAGCTTCGCCCAGAAAGGCGATGCGCCGCCGCCCCAGCCGGGTCAGATGCGACACGGCCTCATAGGCCCCCTGCGCATTATCCGAGCCGACGCTGTGTCCGGCGCCCGGCTTGACCAGCCCCCAGACGACCCAGGGCTCACCGATCTCGCTCAGCCCTTCCGCCTTGCGTACATAGTCGTCATAGTCCTTGTACCCCAGCAGGATCAGGCCGTCGGCGCGGCGTGCAAAGCCGTAATCATTGCTCCAGCTTTCGCTCTGCTGCTGCAGCGAGGTCAGGACGTCGTAGCCCTTGTGCGCGGCATATTTGAGGATCGCCCCCAGCAACGGCACGAAGAAGGGATTGATCGGATTGTCCTGATCGAGGTCTTCGGAGATCAGCACGGCTATGGTGTTGATCTTCTTCGACCGCAGCTTCCGCGCATTGACGTCGACCGTATAGTTGAGCTGCTGCGCCGCCTCGAAAACGCGTTTGCGCACATCTTCGGACACGGCCGCGGAATGGCTAAGCGCGCGCGACACCGTCGCCTGGGACACGCCCGCCAATGCCGCGATATCGAAGGATGTCGGTCGTTTGACCCCCACCGTAGCCTCCCTTTTTTTTGCGCAGCATAGCTGTATTCGGAATCGAACACTACTCCTTGACGTAAATGGTCTTCGCCCCGCCCTCGACCGTCGTGCCGTCGGTGCGCGTGGCGCGCAGCGACAGGGTGTGCGGCCCCGGTTTCAGCCCGGCCTTGTCCAGCCGGAAATCGAATTGCAGCTTCGGCCAGTGGGGATCGTAGCTCAGTTCGGAGGGCGTCTTGAAGCCTTCCGGATCGAGGCCGTAATTGCCCGGCGTCACCGGCTTGCCGTCGATCAGGACATCGACCTTGGTCACACCCTGCGCATCGGCGGCGATGCCGAAATAGTTGGTCTCGGCCGCGCCATCGAGGAACTGCCCGCGCGGCGGCTGAGCGATATAGAGTTCCGGCAACAGGGCGCAGGGAACAGCGGCGGCCGGCGTCACGGCGTCCTTGCGCACACGCGCCGTATAAAAGGCCACCACATTGCGCCCCGGCGGCAGTTCGACGCGCCTATGCAGCTTGATCTGATCGAAGCGCCGACACAGGGTGTTGCGGAATTTCAGTTCTTCCGGCTGATGGTAGAGATAGCTGGGCTCGGGCAGGACCAGCACCACGCCCTTGCCGGCCTGCGCCGTGATGAGGTCGTCGAAACCGAGGGCCCACGCCTGGCGCGCGGTGCCGAAACGCGAGAAGCGGTCATAGGGCTCGCCCAGCGTATAGAAGGCGCGCGTCGGCCGGTTGGGGAACTCCAGCCGCACGGCGGGGACGTGGCCCGACACGGCGACAGCGACCTGCGGACCGAAGCGCTGACGCGCCACAGCCTCGGCTTCGGTAAGCGTCGGGTGCAGCACGGTCCAGTTTTCATTACGCATGAAGTTCAGCGCCCGCCACTGCCACGGCAGTTTCGCCGTGTTGGCCCAGGCATATTCGTAGACAGTGATGCCGATGCCGGTGGCCAGCGCCAGCACGGGACCGAGCGCCAGCAAGACCTGCCGAATACGACGGCCATTGAACGACTTGGCGCGATCGACAAAGCCGATCAGCACGCCGGGCAGACCGGCCACCAGCGGCACATAAGCCAGAAACGGCCAGTGCGGCATGATCTGCGCATTGGCGGGCGACTGCAGGAAATAGAAGCCGAAGATGAAGGCCCCGACGATGCCCAGCAGGGCGATAGCCTTGCGTCGTTGATCCCACACCAGCTTTTTTGCCGCGAAGGCCAGACCGACGAAGAAGACCGGCGAGACCAGCCCGATCTGCTGATTGAGGAAGGCCGTCATCAGCTTCAGTTCGGGCCGCCAGACGGGACGATTGGTGACGTGGAAGGCGATGGCGGGCCAGTCGTTGAAGACGTTGTACAGCAGCGACGGGACAAACCCCAAGGCAGCCACGCCGCCCGTGGCCCAGAACTTCGGTCGCATCCACAGCTTGCGCCCGGCGGGCGTCAGCAGGGCGAACAACACGATGCCCGCGCCGGGAAACAGAAAGCGGAAGTGTACGAACAGACCCAGCGCGCCGCACAGGCCGGTCAGCAGCCACCACTTCCATTCGTCGGTCTTGAACGCCCGCAACAGGCATCCCAGCATCAGGGCCAGCAGCAGTTGCAGCAGGCCTTCCGGATAGAAGATGGTCCCCGACATCGACAGGGGCGGAATCAACAGCGACAGGATGGCGGCCCAGATGGCCTCGCGCGCCGGAACCACCGGTCGCGCCATGAACCAGATGGCGAAGGGAATGGCCGTGGCGATCAGCAGCGACAAGATACGCAGCGGCAGGACGTCGAGCCCGAAGATCACCGTCACCAATCGCGACAACAGAGGGAAGCCGGCGGGAATGTCGGGATAGCCGAGCGCCGGATAGAGTCCGGACACGGCGAAATGCCCCTCTTCCCAGATGACATTGGCCGTCACGGCGATGTAGAGCTTCCACAGGCAGATTACCGCGCCGATGATCAGGCCGGCGCGGATCAACGTCCGGTCGTCGCCGAACAAGGGCTTCTGTGCGCCCAGTTCCTCCGGCTCCTGGCCGATTTCGTACAGTTTCATTATCCGCGACCTCCCCTACCCTCTATAGCGGGGTTTGGGCGGGAGGCAATCAAAGTTAAAGCGCCCCCTATCCTACCTCCCTGCCTATGGCGGGGAGGGGGACCGCACGAGTCGAAGGCCGGATGTGGTGGTGGGGTGGCTTTGCGGTATCACCCCAACCCGAACCGTGCTAAATCTGCAAAAAAAGTTACAATTGCACCGAGTTTCTCATGCTCTCCGTCCTCGACATGTTCAAGATCGGCATTGGCCCTTCCTCATCACACACGGTTGGTCCCATGCGCATCACGCGCCGCGCCCTGATCGAAGCGAAGGCCGCAGGTGTCCTGACGCAGGCCGCGCGCGTGCGCGTCGAACTTCAGGGCTCGCTGGCGCTTACAGGCATAGGTCATGGCTCGGATAAGGCGGCAGTGCTGGGGCTTCTGGGCGCCGAGCCCGATCAGATCGATCCCGACTGGGCCGACGCCACCTACGAAGCGCTGAAAACCGCCAGCGAAATCACGCTCTACGAAGGCCCGACCGTGGGCTTCGACTATCGCCGCGATATCGACTTCCGTGGCGACATCACCCCACGCCTGCACCCAAACGGCATGAGCGTGCGGCTATACAACGCCAGCGGTGTGGAACTGTTCGAGCGCACCCTCTATTCGACCGGCGGCGGCTTCATCGCCTCGGCGGCGCAACTGTCGGCCCCCGCCGAAAACGACCGCATCAGCGTGGGGCAAAAAGCCGCTTTGCCCTTCACTTCCGGGGCGGAATTGCTGCACATTTGTGCGCAGCATAGATTGAACATCTACGACGTCGTTTTGGCCAACGAAGACGCCCGCCGCCCGCGCGCGGAGACCGATGCCGGGTTGAAGCGTATCTGGGACGTGATGGATTCCGGCATTAATCGCGGCCTGAAAACCACCGGCATCCTGCCTGGCGGCCTGAGCGTGCAACGCCGCGCGCCGCGCCTGTTCGAAACCCTGAACACCGAGGCGCATAACCAGGAATCCGAGCGCCTGTTCGACTGGCTCAACGTCTTCGCCATGGCCATCAACGAAGAAAACGCCGCCGGCGGGCGCGTCGTCACCGCCCCGACCAATGGCGCGGCGGGCATCATTCCGGCCCTTATCCGCTATTACTGCGCTTTTGACGGCTGGACGGATGAAAACACGCAGTCGGACGGTAAGATCGGACGCTTCCTGCTCACCGCCGCCGGCATCGGCATGATCTACAAACAGCGCGCCTCGCTGTCCGGAGCCGAGATGGGCTGTCAGGGCGAGGTCGGCGTCGCCTGCTCGATGGGCGCGGCGGGCCTTAGCGCCGTCTGGGGCGGCAGCGCGCCGCAGATCGAGCACGCCGCCGAAATCGGCATGGAGCACAATCTGGGCCTGACCTGCGATCCGGTCGGCGGACTGGTGCAGATCCCGTGCATCGAGCGCAACGCCATCGGCGCGGTGAAGGCCGCCAATGCCGCCCGCCTCAGTCTGCGCGACGAAGGTCCGCACAAGGTCACGCTGGATCAGGTTATCGAGACCATGCGTCAGACGGGCCTCGACATGTCGTCGAAATACAAGGAAACCTCGCAGGGCGGTCTGGCCGTGAATGTCGTGGAATGCTGAGTTTTTGGGCGCGCATCTGATCCCAAAAACCGCTGCACCCTTTTGGGGATGCGCTTATTTGGCAGTCGCAGCAATCGCACCGTCTTCCGGCATCCGCTTCAGGCAGACCGCCAGCCGCAACTTGAGCGCCTCGGCCTCTTCCTTCGCCAAAGCGGTCTTGACGGCCGCAGACGGCGCGGGCGCGAAGACGAAGCGTTCGGTGTGCTTCTCGGCGGTCTTGATGGCGGCTTCGGTATCGCTGACCGACTTTTTCGCGGCCTCCAGCCCTTCCGGCGACAAGTTGGGCGAACGCTCGACGCGGATGATCAGGCTGTCCATGATCTGATACTGACGGTCGCGGAGCACCTCGGCAATGGCGCGGCATTCGCTGGCCTCGGCCACGGTCAAAGACTTGTCTTCTCCCGTCGGCGCAGCCGGGTTCTGGGCCGCCGTCTGGGCCATGGCCATCGACATCAGGACTGAGGTCATACCCGCTATGACAGCGGCTGCTTTACGCACGAACGTCATGAGACCCCGCTACTTATAAGACCGTCGCTGGTACATCACTCCGGTGGCTCAACTATGGCAGGACTACATAGCCCCTGTCCACAAGCCAGTCCGACAAGCGCGACGGCCAGTCCTTAACCGATCGCAGGCTGGCGCGCTCTCCCATATTAAAGGCATGGCCGCCCGCCGCCAGAATGTGCGTTTCCACCGGCACGTCGGGCCAGTCGCCATAGAGCCGCGACAACCGCTCCAGCACGGCGAGCGGCCCGCGGTCGTCATGGGCGGTGAGGAAGAAGGCCTGGGGCGGCGCGACGGCAAAGCGATCCGGCACCCCCAAAGGCCCCGGATAGATTTCGATGATGAAGTCCGGCCGCGCGCTGAGCCGGTCGACGGGATCGACCGCCTTAGGGTCGCCCTCGAAGCCATGAAACGCCGTCATGTGCACCAGTTCGCCCCCGGCGGAAAAGGCCATGACGCCGATGCGCGTGATGCCGTATTCGGCGGCGTGGGCGCGGACCCAGCGCACGGCCCGTTTCAGGTCCGCCGCGCCGTGCGTTTCGATATCGTAGTCGGCGGCGGCATTGTCATTTTCGCGCCCCAACCGGTATTTTAGCGCAAAGGCCGTTACGCCGCGCGCCTGAAGGAACAGCGAGGGCTTCACCCCTTCGGAATTGAAGACGAGATTTTCATGCCCGCCGCCGGGCAGGACGATGATCGCCGTGCCGCTGTTGCGCGACGCCTGCGGACGAAAGACGGTCAGGGAGGGGTTATTGACGCCGCGCACCCACCAGTCGCCGGATTTTTCAGGCACATCGCGCAAGCCTTCGAAGCCGGGCGCCCCCTTGTCCCACAATGGACGGACCACAGACGCATCGGGCGCGGCCAGGGCTGGGGCCAGAACCAGCGTAACACTCAGTAGGCCAAGAGCAAACGCGGTGACAATGGCGCGCATGGTCGCCCTCCCTTTTATGATTTCGGGGAGCTTAGCCTATTTCAAAGGGCTGACAAGTTGCGCTCAGAGCGCGGTGGTCGCCGCCGACTCGACCGTGTAATCCGCGGCAAAGCGCAACTCCCGCAAGGGGCGCACCACGTCGATCGACTGCTGGTACAGCGGGTGTTCCTTATAGGCGCGCAGGGCCTCGACATCGGCGAATTCGCCGTAGACCACGACCTCTATGTCGTTGCCGAGCTGATCGACCTTTTCGTTGAAGGCGACCTCCAGCTTCTGGGCCTGGGGGATCTGCGTCAGCAGGGACAGGCCCTGACGGATACGGTCGCGGTCGGCGCTGTCCTTGCAGCTGAACATGACGATGTGACGCAGCATGGTAAAATCCGTACAAAATGTAACCGCCGCCCGTCATAAAGCGTCGGGCGGTGCAGTCAACTCCAATGACGGAAAAACCGGGTTTGCGTTCTTTAGGCGTGCTTGTGGCCGCGACGATGCAGGCGCGAATTGAGGTAGTGGGCGGCGGCGACCAGAGCGGCGCCGACAATGCTGATCAGGGTCTCATGCACGGCCATGGCCGGAATGAAGGCCGCGCCGCCCAGAAGCCCCAACCCCACAACCGCCAGAGCGGCGACAGTGGGCTTTTTCCAGCCGCCTGTGCGCCCCAGCGCCCAGACGCTCAGGGGCGCGGCAAGCAGGATCAGCACCTGATGCACCAGATGATCGCCCGCCACCTGACCCAGCACCGGCAGGGCGGCCACCGCGAACGGCAGCAGCAGACAGTGCGCCAGACACAGGCCCGACAAGCCTATGGCCGTGGCGTCCATCCAAGCTTTCTTTGGCCAGGAGTTCGGCTGGGGATCGGGAGCGATGGTCATACGGGATGAGGCTTCGGAAGAACGGGCTTCTGACATATGTTATACCGTAACTGTTTGCAAGGGGCGAGCCCAAAGATACGCGCCCCACTCATATGTTATATTATAACATTTTAAGCAAGTCCCCTCTCAGGTTTATTTCTCCCATTCCACGTGTACGACGCGGTAACCGTTGTCTTTCAAGGCTTTCAACATCTGCGGCAGGGACGCCGCCGTAATATCCTGACCGTCGTGCATCAAGATGATGCCGCCACCCTTGAGTTTCAACTGCGACAGCAGGCGCGCGGTGAGGATGTCCGCCGTCTGATCCGGCAGCCAGTCCTGAATGCCGAGATCGACCGACATGACGGTGACGCCCTGCGCCTTCAACTCCGACAACAGGGGCGCACTTTCGGCCAGAAACGGAAAGCGATAGGCCGGAGCCGCCGTGCCCAAGGTCGCGCTGTAGGCGTCCTGATTGGCCTTGAGATCGGCGCGCTGCTCTGACTCGCTCAGTTGCGACATATTCCGATGATTGAGGCTGTGCATGGCGGTCGAATGGCCCTCGGCTACGATGCGCCGCGCCAGATCGGGGTTTTTGACCATGTTTTCGCCGACCATGAAGAAGGTCGCCTTCACGCACTGATCGGCCAGCGCCGTGAGCACCGGCGGCGTCGATTCGGCGCGCGGGCCGTCGTCGAAGGTCAACACCACCTCGCCCGGTTTGAGCGGCAGCGGCCCGTGCTGCTCGGTGCCATAGGCCGCGCCCTCGCGCTTGAGCACCAGGGTCCGCGACGTGCCCAGCGCGTCCGCCCCGCAGGTTGAAGACGCGGCAAGGACCGACACCGGCAGACAGGCGGCCGCTACCGCGACGACAAGCGAACGAATCATGACAAACAAACTCCCCGAACCCTGATGACGGCGGGTCAATACCGCCGCGGTCTTATTTGCAGCCATATTGCCTGCATAATTCCCGGCTGAAAAGCCGTTACCGTTACCAAGGATGAGGCAAAAACCTAGAATGACCCGCGCCATTGCCGCCCTCTTCGCCGTCTGCCTCGCCGTCCTCAGCCTTTCCGCGCCCTCGATCGCTCAGGCCCATGCCCGCGCGGCGCTCGATACCGGCTGGCGCTTCCTCAAGGCGGATGCGAAAGGGGCGGAAGCGCCCGACTTTGACGACAGACAATGGCGCGTCGCCACCCTGCCCCACACGCCTAACGCCAGCGACGGCGAGGACGGTGCGACCGCCGGCGCCAGTGATTATTACCGCGGCACCATGTGGTATCGCAAAGACCTCGACCTGAAGGCCCTGCCCGCCACCAAACGCCTCTATCTGCAATTCGACGGCGCGGCGCTGGTCAGCGACGTCTTCGTCAACGGCAGGTTCGTCGGCCGTCACGAAGGCGGCTACGCCATCTTTCGTTTCGACATCAGCCGCTTCGTCACCGCGGGCCGCAATGTCGTCGCCGTGCGCGTGTCCAATGCCGTATGGCCGCACATCGCCCCGCCGGGCGGCGACTTCACCCTGTTCGGCGGCCTCTATCGGGGCGTCTCACTGATCGAAACGCGCGAAGCCGGTTTCGACTGGCTGGACAACGGGTCGCCCGCCGTGGCCGTCACGCCCGCCGACGTCTCGGCCCGCAGCGCCGATCTCAACATCCGCGTCGGCCTGCGCAACCATCGCGGCCGCACCGCGCGCCTGATCGTGCAGACGCGCATCTTCGACGCCACGGGCAAGCCGGTGCTCAGCCTGTCGAAATCCGTCAATGTCGCCGCCGGCGGCACGGCGCGCGCCGAACTGAAGGGCGAACTGAAAACCCCGCGCCTGTGGAACGGACGCAAGGACCCGTACCTCTATTCCGCCGTCACCGAAATCAGCGACGACAACGCCACGCTGGATCGTTCGTCTCTGGCCTTCGGCATCCGCACCGTCAGTTTCGACGCCCAGAAGGGCCTGTTGCTCAACGGGCAGCCCTATGAGGTCAATGGCGTCAATCTGCACGCCAGCCGCGCGGGCAAGGGGGGCGCGATTTCGCGTGCCGACATCGCCGAGGACTTCGACCTGATCGAAGAGATGGGCGCGACCGCCGTGCGGCTGGTCCACTATCAACACGCCCAGACCGCCTATGACGAAGCCGACCGCCGCGGCCTGCTGGTCCTGACCGAGATCCCGCTGGTGGGGCAACTGCCCGCCGTCACCGAGTTGCTGCGCGCCAATGCGGCGCAGCAATTGCGCGAACTGATCCGTCAGAACATCAACCACCCCTCGGTCATCGCCTGGGGCCTCGGCAACGAACTGCACGGCGACACGGCGACGGTCGCCGGCCTGTTCCGCGAACTGAATACCCTCGCCAAGGCCGAAGACCCGACCCGCCCGACCATCTACGCCCATTGCTGCGTCGCCGACGACGAAGCCCGCGCGCTGGTCACCGATCAGATCGGCTTCAACCGCTATTTCGGCTGGTATACGGAGCAGAAGGGCACGCTGGGCGAATGGGCCGACGCCTATCACAAGCGCTTCCCGACCAGACCCTTCGCCCTCACCGAATACGGCGCGGGCGGCAGCCTCGCCCATCAGGACGACACGCCCGGCGTGGTGGTTCCGGCTTCCGGCTGGCACCCGGAGTCGTATCAGTCTCTGTACCACGAAACCAACTGGGCCATGCTCAAGGCTCGCCCCTTCATCTGGGGCCGCTTCGTGTGGCAGATGTTCGACGCCGCTTCCGACGGGCGCAACGAAGGCGAACACGCAGGCATCAACGACAAGGGGCTGGTCTCCTACGACCGTCAGACGCGCAAGGATTCCTTCTGGTTCTACAAGGCCCAGTGGTCGAACGCCCCCGTTGTCTACATCACTTCGCGCCGCCTCACCGCCCGCACCGAGGCGCGCACCGACGTAAAAATCTACACCAACCAGCCGCAGATCACCCTGACCGTCAACGGCGTGAAACTGGCGACGCAAAACGCAGTCAACGGCGTCGTCGTCTTCAAGAGCGTGACTCTCAGCCCCGGCGTCAACAACCTGCAAGCCGAGAACGGCGCCTATTACGACCGCGTGCGCTGGGCCCTCAATCCGCCCGTCGAGTCACTTATCCCCACACCCGCGCGTTGAGGATGGTTCCCACTCTCAACGTCTATGGTTAAGGTGCGCGTCCAGACACACCTGTAACCCGGAGGACTCGCCAGTGCCACCCCGGCCCCGCCTTCAGGATATTGCCCGCATCGCCGGCATGTCGGTGGCCACCGTGTCGCGGGCCCTGTCCGACTCGCCGTCGGTCAACCGCGTCACCAAACGCCGCATCTGGTCCATTGCGCGCGAGCACAACTATTTCGCCGACGCCGACGCGCCGGTGCCGATGTCGGGGGCCAACGCCACCATCGCCATCGTCATCCCGCCGCCGCACGGCCGCGAAGGGCGTTTTTCCGACCCCTTCTATCTCGAAATGATCTCGGATGTGGGCGAAGCCGCGCGCGACATGGGTTGCGACCTGCTGCTGTCGCACCTGACGCCCAAGAACCAGCACGACCTGTCGTCGCTGATGCACAATATCCGCGCCGACGGCGTCATCTTTCTGGGGCAGTCCTATCTGCACGAACGCTTCAACCACCTAATGAAGTCGCATCGCAACTTCATCGTCTGGGGTGCCGAGATTCAGGGCCAGACCTATTGCAGCGTCGGCTCGGACAATCTGCACGGCGGCGCGCGCGCCACGGCGCATCTGGCGCGGCTGGGGCGCAAACGCATCGCCTATCTGGGCGATGTCGGCGAAGCGCCGGAGATGAAGCAGCGCTATCAGGGCTATCTCAACGCCCTGACCGAGGCGGGGCTCGACTTCGACCCGCAACTGATAGTCCCTTGTCACTTCGAGATGGAGTCGGCGCAGGCCGCCGTCACCCACCTGCTATACAAGGGCATCGCCTTCGACGGCATCTTTTCCGCCTCGGACATCATCGCGCTGGGGGCCATCAAGGGTCTGACGCGCGCCGGCCTCAAGGTGCCGCAGGACGTATCGGTCGTCGGCTACGACAATATCCAGCTCGCCGCCTATGCCCACCCCATGCTGACCACCATTTCGCAGGAACTGGCGCGCGCCGGCCGGCTGATGGTGTCGAAGCTGCTGGGGTCGCTGAACGAGGGCGAAATGCTGTCTGAACGCCTGTCGACCGAGTTGGTCGTGCGTGAATCCTGCGGCGGTTGAAACACAGGTTTCCGTTACGGAACAATGTTAGCGCTATCGTAAAATTTGCAGATTTTTGTAAAAATTTGCATTAAATTGCAAAAATAAAATCATCGATATTTAAACAGCGCGCCTCGCATTTTGCTCGCAAATGCGAGAAAACAAGGCCAAATTCGTCTTATTATCGCACAAATGGCCACAAATCGTAGCATTAGAGCCACAAACATCCTGAAAGCGCAGCGTAAAACACGGCAGAATTTTTCACTCAGTTGCAAAAAAATTAACTCCGTGTCATAGAACCGGCCAACACGGTCCGACAGAGACCGGTTTGAGAAGTCAGGGAACCAGAGCGTTGCCACGCGAACCAGAAGTGTTTGCGATCAATAAGAACAGTCAGGAAGGCTCTACATCATGAAAACTGGACACGGCACGTTCCGCCGCGCCACCCTGCTGTGCAGCGGGGCGGGCATTGCGCTCGTCACCTCGCTGGCACTGTCCGCGCCCGTCATGGCGCAGGACGCGCCCGCCGCGCAGCCCGAAGGTGAAGTTACCGAGGTGGTGGTCACCGGCATCCGCCGCGGCATCCAGAACGCCATCGCCACCAAGAAGAACAATTCGAGCATCGTCGAGGTCGTTTCGGCCGAAGACATCGGCAAACTGCCGGATCAGTCGATCGCCGAATCGATCTCGCGCCTGCCCGGCATCGCGGCTCAGCGCACCAATGGCCGCGCCCAGACCCTGTCGATCCGCGGCCTCGGCCCGGACTACACCGTCACCACGCTGAACGGCCGCGAACAGGTGTCGACCAACGACAACCGCTCGGTAGAGTTCGATCAGTACCCGTCGGAACTAATCTCTCAGGTGCTGGTCTACAAGACGCCGAACGCCTCGATGGTCACGCAGGGCATTGCCGGCACCGCCGATCTGCAAACCGTGCGCCCGCTCAGCTATGGCCGCAAGGTCATCGCGCTCAACGCGCGCAAGGAGTACAATTCCGAGGAAGCCGCCGTCGGCGGTCTGACCAACGAAGGCGAGCGCTATTCGATCAACTATGTCGATCAGTTCTTCGGCAAGACGCTGGGGGTCGCGCTCGGCTACGCCCACACCAAGTCGCCTTATCAGTTGACGCGTCTTGAGCCCTGGGGCGACGGCGACATGCCGACCCTCAGCAGCGGCGCCTTTGTGCCGGGCGGTCAGAAGAGCGCGGTTCAGTCTTCCAATCTCGAACGCGACGGCTATATCGCCGTGGTCGAGTGGAAGCCCAACGACCGCCTGCACATGACCTTCGACGGCTATTATTCGGAGTTCAGCGAACTCCAGAAGATCGCCCGTCTGGAATATCCGCTCTACTGGAGCTCGGCGACACTTCAGCCCGGCTACACCGTTACCGACGGCTATGTCACCAAAGGCGTCTTCACCGGCGTGAAGACGGTCGTCGAAAACTATACCAACAAGCGTGAATCGACGGTTCAGGCGCTGGGCTGGAACACGGTCTACCGTCTGAACGATCAGTGGGCGCTGACCGCCGACCTCTCGACGCAGAAG
Encoded proteins:
- a CDS encoding LacI family DNA-binding transcriptional regulator, yielding MPPRPRLQDIARIAGMSVATVSRALSDSPSVNRVTKRRIWSIAREHNYFADADAPVPMSGANATIAIVIPPPHGREGRFSDPFYLEMISDVGEAARDMGCDLLLSHLTPKNQHDLSSLMHNIRADGVIFLGQSYLHERFNHLMKSHRNFIVWGAEIQGQTYCSVGSDNLHGGARATAHLARLGRKRIAYLGDVGEAPEMKQRYQGYLNALTEAGLDFDPQLIVPCHFEMESAQAAVTHLLYKGIAFDGIFSASDIIALGAIKGLTRAGLKVPQDVSVVGYDNIQLAAYAHPMLTTISQELARAGRLMVSKLLGSLNEGEMLSERLSTELVVRESCGG